A part of Methanohalobium evestigatum Z-7303 genomic DNA contains:
- a CDS encoding Lrp/AsnC family transcriptional regulator, producing the protein MDKHTWHILEILEENARATPEDIASQTGLPVTEVNDIISKLEKDKIIRKYKTIIDWEQAGEDYVYAIIELKVVLERKQGYQAIAERLYKFPEVRSVRLISGDHDISITVRGRSMKEVAFFVAEKIATLEQIHSTSTHFVLKTYKEDGFIFDEPEKIKRLPVSP; encoded by the coding sequence ATGGATAAACATACCTGGCACATACTGGAAATACTGGAAGAGAATGCTCGTGCAACGCCTGAAGATATAGCCTCTCAAACAGGTTTGCCTGTAACTGAAGTCAATGATATAATCTCAAAGCTTGAAAAGGATAAAATCATTCGCAAGTACAAGACTATTATTGACTGGGAGCAGGCGGGTGAAGATTATGTCTATGCGATTATCGAGTTAAAAGTTGTACTTGAGAGGAAGCAGGGTTATCAGGCGATAGCGGAGCGTCTCTACAAGTTTCCAGAAGTACGCTCGGTAAGGTTGATTTCAGGAGACCACGATATATCTATTACTGTGCGCGGCAGGTCTATGAAGGAAGTAGCATTTTTTGTAGCAGAAAAAATAGCAACCCTTGAACAGATACATAGTACATCCACTCACTTTGTTTTAAAAACCTATAAAGAAGACGGTTTTATATTCGATGAACCTGAAAAGATTAAACGTTTGCCCGTATCCCCATAA
- a CDS encoding aminotransferase class I/II-fold pyridoxal phosphate-dependent enzyme — protein sequence MRPQCDPSCFVADHLKKVPPSGIRRFFDIVCEADDVISLGVGEPDYITPWHIRESCIHSIEQGETSYTSNYGLLELREQISELFSKKYNVEYNPESEVLVTTGVSEALDIAIRAIVNPGDEVIVVQPSYVAYVPSIIFAGGVPVTVSTKMSNNFKITPEELKNVITENTKAVVLNYPNNPTGATMDKADLEAIADVVVDNDLMVISDEVYDCLTYEGEHTCFSSLEGMRNRTILLNGFSKSYAMTGFRIAYALGDSEIINSMMLIHQYTMLCAPIVAQLGAMEALRNGNDELDKMIREYDRRRNLIVDGLNRIGLECFEPKGAFYAFPSIQSTGMTSSEFAENLLDDQKVVTIPGDVFGEAGQGFLRCSYAASKDEIQEALERIETFVNKT from the coding sequence TTGAGGCCGCAATGTGATCCTTCCTGTTTTGTTGCAGACCATCTAAAGAAAGTACCACCATCTGGAATCAGACGTTTTTTCGATATTGTATGCGAGGCTGATGATGTTATATCTCTTGGTGTAGGAGAACCTGATTATATAACTCCGTGGCACATAAGAGAATCCTGCATACATTCAATTGAACAGGGAGAAACATCCTACACATCAAACTATGGACTTTTAGAGCTTAGAGAACAGATATCTGAATTGTTCTCAAAAAAGTACAATGTTGAATACAACCCTGAATCTGAAGTGCTTGTAACAACAGGTGTCAGTGAGGCACTTGATATTGCAATCCGTGCGATTGTTAATCCTGGTGATGAAGTAATAGTTGTTCAGCCGTCTTATGTTGCATATGTACCATCGATAATATTTGCAGGCGGAGTGCCGGTTACTGTTTCTACAAAAATGTCCAATAATTTCAAAATAACACCTGAAGAACTGAAAAATGTCATTACTGAAAATACAAAGGCTGTAGTACTGAACTACCCTAACAATCCGACAGGAGCCACCATGGATAAAGCTGACCTTGAGGCTATAGCTGACGTGGTGGTTGATAATGACCTGATGGTTATTTCAGATGAGGTGTATGATTGCCTGACGTATGAAGGTGAACACACCTGTTTTTCGTCTCTTGAAGGTATGCGAAACCGCACGATATTGTTGAACGGTTTTTCAAAATCGTATGCAATGACGGGTTTCAGGATAGCCTACGCACTCGGTGATTCCGAGATTATAAACTCAATGATGTTGATACATCAGTATACCATGCTCTGTGCACCAATCGTAGCCCAGCTTGGAGCGATGGAAGCATTGAGAAACGGTAATGATGAACTTGACAAAATGATTCGTGAATACGACAGACGAAGGAATCTCATCGTAGATGGTCTCAACAGAATAGGATTGGAATGCTTTGAGCCAAAAGGGGCGTTCTATGCATTTCCATCAATCCAAAGTACCGGTATGACATCATCCGAATTTGCAGAAAATCTGCTGGATGACCAGAAAGTAGTAACCATTCCTGGAGATGTTTTTGGTGAAGCAGGACAGGGATTTTTGCGATGTTCTTATGCGGCATCAAAAGATGAGATACAGGAAGCACTTGAGAGAATTGAAACGTTTGTTAACAAAACCTGA
- a CDS encoding helix-turn-helix domain-containing protein — protein MAHSIPEMLRANFNCDDVAKCILGLKELDLQAYKLLLVNGPMTAEKLGKLLDRERSTSYRSLQNLISCGLVYRESRSIDVGGYYYEYVAISPESVKKMMQDNIDDWYKKVSSLIDNIDEELAVD, from the coding sequence ATGGCACATTCTATTCCCGAAATGCTGAGAGCAAATTTTAATTGTGATGATGTAGCAAAATGTATCCTTGGACTAAAAGAACTTGATTTACAGGCATACAAACTGTTACTTGTAAACGGTCCCATGACAGCCGAAAAACTGGGAAAACTGCTGGACAGAGAACGCAGCACATCCTACCGTTCACTGCAAAATCTTATATCATGCGGACTTGTTTATCGTGAAAGCCGGTCGATTGATGTTGGAGGATATTATTACGAATACGTGGCAATCAGCCCCGAATCCGTCAAAAAAATGATGCAGGACAACATCGATGACTGGTACAAAAAAGTAAGTTCGCTTATCGACAACATCGATGAGGAACTGGCTGTGGATTGA
- a CDS encoding DUF5591 domain-containing protein: MEPIIPEDERSDKPLDTDEIIYHPDMKRANDWILDEYEPPERDVCIFVPCAKKKPYHESPSHQTFDKVIFGLLNPEQVHVVVFGTCGVTPRELDNQYPFMHYQFMLGKCDVPKIKRDFIKMESERLARYLEKTRYKYKHRIAYCIGDFRKAMEKAVEMVDIDVKIVPKEDTIQKNIHLDKKFIYGSLNQKDYLQDFSDAITTKMGLEKKTVAIDKEHSENDNDWYLF; encoded by the coding sequence ATGGAACCCATAATTCCTGAAGACGAGCGTTCTGATAAACCACTGGATACAGACGAGATTATTTATCATCCGGATATGAAACGTGCAAATGACTGGATACTGGATGAATATGAACCACCTGAAAGAGATGTCTGTATTTTTGTGCCCTGTGCCAAGAAGAAACCGTATCATGAAAGTCCTTCGCACCAAACCTTTGATAAGGTAATATTCGGTTTGCTGAACCCTGAACAGGTTCATGTGGTCGTTTTTGGTACATGTGGTGTAACACCCCGAGAACTTGATAACCAGTATCCTTTCATGCATTATCAGTTTATGCTTGGTAAATGTGATGTACCGAAAATAAAACGGGATTTCATAAAAATGGAAAGCGAACGTCTGGCACGCTATCTTGAAAAAACAAGGTACAAATACAAACACAGGATAGCTTATTGTATAGGGGATTTCAGAAAGGCAATGGAAAAAGCAGTTGAAATGGTGGATATAGATGTAAAAATCGTTCCTAAAGAAGATACGATTCAGAAAAACATCCATCTGGATAAAAAATTTATCTATGGAAGCCTCAACCAGAAGGACTATCTTCAGGATTTCTCTGATGCCATAACAACAAAAATGGGACTTGAAAAAAAGACAGTTGCAATAGATAAAGAGCATTCAGAAAACGATAATGACTGGTACCTTTTCTAA
- a CDS encoding RAD55 family ATPase, whose amino-acid sequence MAETPQEETSQPERVSTEIPGLDDMLHGGFFTETVNVVSGNSGTGKTIFGSQFLYEGAKKGEKGMLIITSEESKSLVREMKTSFGWDLKEMEQQGYISFVDITDPSLRLQKSVEIAPSELIKSFKKLVESKIEKEKPERVFVDSIEALFLAIESNYKLRTMVDDVFSVFRSHGVTSVVTVGTLFELNDVVEYGADSVIKLERFKTGNTLQRSIYVMKMRGSKTINEIRVLNISDNGMGVLAQSPYL is encoded by the coding sequence ATGGCAGAAACACCACAGGAAGAGACATCTCAACCAGAGAGAGTTAGTACAGAGATACCAGGCTTGGACGATATGTTACATGGGGGATTCTTTACAGAAACTGTTAATGTAGTTTCTGGTAATTCAGGTACTGGAAAAACTATATTTGGGTCACAATTTTTGTATGAGGGGGCTAAAAAAGGCGAAAAAGGAATGCTTATAATAACGTCTGAAGAATCCAAATCACTGGTTAGAGAAATGAAAACCTCTTTTGGTTGGGATTTGAAAGAAATGGAACAACAGGGATACATTTCATTTGTGGATATAACAGACCCAAGCCTTCGTCTACAAAAAAGTGTGGAAATCGCACCATCAGAGCTTATAAAAAGCTTTAAAAAACTGGTTGAGAGTAAAATAGAAAAAGAAAAACCGGAACGCGTTTTTGTTGATTCAATAGAAGCTCTCTTCCTGGCGATAGAATCAAATTATAAACTAAGGACAATGGTTGATGATGTATTCAGTGTATTCAGAAGCCACGGTGTAACTTCAGTTGTTACAGTAGGAACTCTTTTTGAGCTTAACGATGTAGTTGAATACGGTGCTGATTCAGTCATAAAGCTTGAACGTTTCAAAACTGGAAACACTCTCCAGCGTTCGATCTATGTCATGAAAATGCGGGGTTCAAAAACCATTAATGAAATCAGAGTGCTTAATATATCGGATAACGGTATGGGTGTACTTGCACAATCTCCATACCTTTAA
- a CDS encoding NTP transferase domain-containing protein has product MDVVVMAGGRGTRLGMGEKPCVQLLGSPLISYVIDALEKADNIDNIYVAVSQATPNTEIYVSNQYQNRVNVIETAGGDYVGDMIYAVENAGIKEPVMIIMSDLALITPELIDKIVDEYRECGKPALSVHIPISVCKNLGIRPDTVFHRDGNLIVPTGVNILDGKYIRQEQDDHNLIMDHPELALNINTADDLERCKKKLLERSGQTSQ; this is encoded by the coding sequence ATGGACGTTGTTGTAATGGCTGGTGGACGGGGAACAAGACTCGGAATGGGAGAAAAACCCTGTGTACAGCTTCTTGGGTCACCGTTGATAAGCTACGTTATTGACGCTCTCGAAAAAGCAGATAATATTGACAACATATATGTTGCTGTATCTCAGGCTACCCCTAACACTGAAATTTATGTATCCAATCAATATCAAAACAGGGTAAACGTTATAGAAACCGCAGGCGGAGATTATGTAGGCGATATGATATATGCAGTTGAAAACGCAGGTATAAAAGAACCTGTCATGATTATAATGTCTGACCTTGCTCTGATAACCCCCGAATTAATTGACAAAATCGTAGATGAGTATCGCGAATGTGGTAAACCTGCTCTTTCTGTACACATTCCGATATCCGTATGCAAAAATCTTGGCATAAGACCTGATACAGTATTTCACAGAGATGGAAACCTGATTGTTCCTACTGGTGTTAATATCCTGGATGGAAAATACATCAGGCAAGAACAAGATGATCACAACCTTATAATGGATCATCCCGAACTTGCACTTAATATTAATACTGCTGATGATCTGGAACGTTGTAAGAAAAAATTACTGGAAAGGTCTGGACAAACATCTCAATAA
- the cobS gene encoding adenosylcobinamide-GDP ribazoletransferase → MNSYLLAVKSGFGFLSTIPFGLTMEGLDELVKRIYLFPFVGIVIGLIIGTFAYLFGFVFPPVISAVAIIITVYYFTGFNHLDGLADFGDGLTAHGSREKKINAMKDVSLGIGGAAFCVLGLVSLYAVITTLLDESLVQNINLSTSLLIFSSLVVAEISAKQSMLTIAAFGKSIHEGLGSMVIDNTTFPKFIIGLAGGGFFCWLVLGIFGIVGFIAAMISALIILNITNRHFGGVTGDGLGTSNEVGRIITLLAVFLMIKGGYTGGVMIWTLL, encoded by the coding sequence ATGAATTCATATTTACTTGCAGTAAAATCAGGTTTCGGATTTCTGTCCACCATACCTTTCGGACTCACAATGGAAGGTCTTGATGAACTGGTAAAAAGAATATACCTGTTTCCGTTTGTAGGCATTGTTATCGGTCTTATTATAGGTACATTTGCTTATCTTTTTGGTTTTGTATTCCCCCCTGTTATCAGTGCTGTCGCCATTATCATCACGGTATATTATTTTACAGGATTTAACCATCTTGACGGGCTTGCTGATTTTGGAGATGGACTGACAGCTCATGGGTCACGTGAAAAGAAAATAAATGCCATGAAAGACGTATCATTAGGAATCGGCGGAGCGGCGTTCTGTGTACTGGGACTTGTCTCATTATACGCTGTTATAACCACTTTACTGGATGAAAGTCTGGTTCAGAATATTAATTTGAGCACCAGCTTGTTGATATTTTCCTCTCTGGTTGTTGCAGAGATATCAGCAAAACAATCGATGCTCACGATTGCAGCATTTGGCAAATCCATACATGAGGGACTTGGATCAATGGTTATTGATAATACCACATTTCCTAAATTCATTATAGGACTTGCCGGTGGAGGTTTCTTCTGCTGGTTGGTGCTTGGAATTTTTGGTATAGTTGGGTTTATTGCAGCAATGATATCTGCATTAATAATATTAAATATTACAAACCGCCATTTTGGTGGTGTGACTGGTGATGGACTGGGCACATCCAATGAAGTCGGTCGGATAATTACATTGTTAGCCGTATTTTTAATGATAAAAGGAGGCTATACTGGAGGTGTGATGATATGGACGTTGTTGTAA
- the cobZ gene encoding alpha-ribazole phosphatase CobZ, which yields MKLSDVDEKDLKGEQPEELEEEKYDNEIYNVMEKNGVSKKDIIDTAMELYFSHPGLETKEKAESIFIRELDIAFSDPNLCILVYSGILLEKEGKEGSLPNLSKSSYEKDLSFIIADEVLGMSISKYISGDKGMFEYVRFDKEKPGILSKLGPFMDDVVAGIVGGVSANMYTRAIAEMDNNNDSSE from the coding sequence ATGAAATTATCAGATGTAGATGAAAAAGACCTGAAAGGCGAACAGCCTGAAGAACTTGAAGAAGAAAAATACGATAATGAAATATATAATGTTATGGAAAAAAACGGTGTAAGTAAAAAAGATATTATAGATACTGCAATGGAATTGTATTTTTCACATCCAGGACTTGAAACCAAAGAAAAAGCAGAAAGTATATTCATAAGAGAACTAGACATCGCATTTTCAGACCCCAACCTCTGTATACTGGTATATTCAGGAATATTGCTTGAAAAAGAAGGTAAAGAAGGCTCACTCCCCAATCTGAGTAAGAGTTCCTATGAAAAAGACCTCTCTTTTATTATTGCCGATGAAGTACTCGGTATGAGCATTTCAAAATACATAAGTGGAGATAAAGGGATGTTTGAATATGTCCGTTTTGATAAGGAAAAACCAGGTATTCTTTCAAAGCTTGGACCATTTATGGATGATGTAGTTGCAGGTATTGTAGGCGGTGTTTCTGCAAATATGTATACAAGAGCCATAGCAGAAATGGACAACAATAATGATTCTAGTGAATAA
- a CDS encoding cobalamin biosynthesis protein has product MIGFLTPDAEFFISVLIIATVFDLLVGEPPASIHPVVWIGKFIAFMDKSSPDKSRKLYGIFLAAICIVFASAIGYIITLFTAASYIPETVAILISAYFLKSTFAIRSLITPGQDIYNDLIQNRLDDVRSKLKIFVSRDPSELNSSQMSSAVIESTSENFTDGILSPIFYYSILGPFGLVAVYAYKAVNTLDSMIGYKNDAYKELGYVSAKLDDILNWIPARISVVFIALSAFVVNIFVEKKLSIIDSLKCAYYEGGLTSSPNSGYPMAAVSGALRVKLEKPDTYTLGDSFPGPEPSDIKRVSQIIISAAIISIIIFSLIIYGIMNLIGYI; this is encoded by the coding sequence ATGATTGGTTTTCTAACACCTGATGCTGAATTCTTTATATCGGTTCTTATTATAGCAACAGTTTTTGATTTGCTTGTTGGTGAACCTCCAGCTTCAATCCATCCTGTGGTCTGGATAGGCAAATTTATAGCCTTCATGGATAAATCATCCCCCGATAAATCCAGAAAATTATACGGGATATTTCTTGCTGCTATATGTATAGTGTTTGCATCAGCTATTGGTTATATTATCACATTGTTTACTGCAGCATCATATATACCAGAGACTGTTGCTATTCTCATCTCAGCCTATTTTTTAAAATCCACATTCGCTATACGAAGTCTTATCACACCAGGTCAGGATATTTACAATGATTTGATTCAAAATCGTCTGGATGATGTTCGTTCAAAATTAAAAATATTTGTCAGCAGAGACCCATCCGAACTAAACAGTAGTCAGATGTCATCCGCTGTGATAGAATCAACATCTGAAAACTTTACAGATGGAATTTTAAGCCCAATATTTTATTATTCAATTCTTGGACCCTTTGGACTTGTGGCTGTATATGCCTACAAAGCGGTTAATACGCTGGATTCAATGATCGGTTACAAAAATGATGCCTACAAAGAATTGGGGTATGTATCCGCAAAACTTGATGATATACTAAACTGGATTCCCGCTCGAATATCGGTAGTATTTATCGCATTATCCGCGTTTGTGGTCAATATTTTTGTCGAGAAAAAACTCAGCATCATCGATTCATTAAAATGTGCCTACTATGAAGGTGGGCTCACATCATCACCTAATTCTGGATACCCCATGGCTGCTGTATCTGGGGCTCTCAGAGTCAAACTTGAAAAACCGGATACCTATACTCTCGGTGATAGCTTCCCCGGACCTGAACCCTCTGACATTAAGAGGGTATCCCAAATTATTATATCTGCAGCAATAATATCCATAATTATATTTTCATTGATTATTTATGGTATTATGAATCTAATTGGTTATATCTAA
- the cobD gene encoding threonine-phosphate decarboxylase CobD: protein MSSENTGLPVRSEILQLQPCVHGGLVRETAQKYNLDESDLLDFSASLNPLGTPFQYYNCSLEELVSNNTEKLTRYPDNRYLEFRDAAAGFIGNQDRENIIPGNGSCELIRLVAECVVEKGDQVIIPQPTFDEYELQCRIFGARPVYINYSEIPQISDELLNSSKILFVCNPNNPTGELLSRSILKDLADRCAETSTLLFVDEAFIELSDPEQSVAELVKDNNFVFVMRSLTKSFAIPGIRVGFGVASQKLANVLDNARLSWNMGFVSDVVGTKLLKMKGGVYSSYFRDSRKMIDRERKYLIDRISRIHGFTPLDSSVNYILVDVSESVMDSKELSQRLAARGILVRDCSSFCSLGDEFIRVAVRNSEDTDKLAKNIGELLTEWGQEQGNKYLESKLESASTGNHSGRSTCEYYPCHYPGQDCTFCFCPFYPCEDERTGGQYIKSTGGGKVWSCSDCHIIHREKIVEQVLDVLMDENGDTKQNLNKAWERIVEPLL, encoded by the coding sequence TTGTCATCTGAAAACACCGGTCTACCTGTAAGGTCAGAAATCCTGCAACTGCAACCATGCGTACATGGAGGATTGGTTCGCGAAACCGCCCAGAAATACAACCTGGATGAATCAGATTTACTTGATTTCAGTGCAAGTCTGAATCCGCTTGGCACACCTTTCCAGTACTACAACTGCAGTCTCGAGGAACTTGTAAGCAACAATACGGAAAAGCTTACCCGTTATCCTGACAACCGTTATCTTGAATTCAGGGATGCTGCAGCAGGGTTTATCGGTAATCAGGATAGGGAAAACATTATACCCGGAAACGGTTCGTGTGAACTTATTAGACTGGTGGCAGAATGCGTGGTCGAAAAGGGCGACCAGGTGATAATACCCCAGCCAACTTTTGATGAGTATGAACTCCAGTGCAGGATTTTCGGTGCCAGACCCGTATATATCAATTATAGTGAGATTCCCCAGATTTCAGACGAACTCCTTAACAGCTCAAAGATTCTTTTTGTTTGCAACCCCAACAATCCTACAGGTGAACTGCTGTCAAGGTCTATACTAAAGGATTTGGCGGACCGGTGTGCAGAAACCAGTACCCTTCTGTTTGTGGACGAGGCGTTTATCGAACTTTCAGACCCTGAGCAAAGCGTTGCTGAACTCGTAAAGGACAACAATTTTGTGTTTGTCATGCGCTCACTAACAAAATCGTTTGCTATACCGGGCATACGTGTAGGGTTCGGTGTTGCATCACAAAAACTGGCAAATGTGCTTGACAATGCTAGATTGTCATGGAACATGGGTTTTGTATCCGATGTTGTAGGTACTAAATTACTGAAGATGAAAGGCGGTGTTTACAGTTCATATTTCAGGGATTCAAGGAAAATGATTGACAGGGAACGCAAGTATCTCATCGACAGAATTTCACGGATTCACGGGTTTACTCCACTGGACAGCAGTGTGAACTATATACTTGTGGATGTGAGTGAATCTGTGATGGATTCTAAAGAACTCTCACAGAGACTGGCTGCAAGAGGCATACTTGTAAGAGACTGCAGTTCGTTCTGTTCACTTGGTGACGAGTTTATCAGAGTCGCTGTCAGAAATTCGGAGGATACCGATAAACTGGCCAAAAATATCGGTGAATTGCTTACTGAATGGGGACAGGAGCAGGGAAACAAATATTTGGAATCCAAACTGGAATCTGCATCAACAGGTAACCATTCAGGCAGAAGCACCTGTGAATATTATCCCTGCCACTATCCAGGGCAGGATTGTACTTTTTGTTTCTGTCCTTTCTATCCATGCGAAGATGAGAGGACAGGCGGCCAATACATTAAAAGTACTGGTGGGGGAAAAGTATGGAGCTGTTCTGACTGTCATATTATCCACAGGGAAAAAATTGTAGAGCAGGTACTGGATGTTCTCATGGATGAAAATGGTGATACAAAACAAAACCTGAATAAAGCTTGGGAAAGGATAGTGGAGCCTCTTCTATGA
- the hisS gene encoding histidine--tRNA ligase, with protein sequence MKLSKPRGTRDFLPGETARRRYVENTIRDVVIKWGYSEVMTPTFETLELFTLKSGDDIIGELYNFTDKGGREIALRPELTAPVMRMYVNKLQSEPHPLKLFYFENCFRYERPQKGRFREFWQFGTEVIGSDKPEADAEVIALAVNILDSVGVNGALHVGDLRIIRHILSGLDNEQQTKVMRYVDKNDDKGLDDYLEEIEVPAETRRNLFELISLQGNDALEKAREITGDIPELDNFEELLKLLDVYGLDYTIDFGIARGLDYYTGMVFEIYAEGLGAQNQVCGGGSYQLIKLFGGGEVPSTGFGIGFDRIMEVASIEPEETKKLVVVSTDSTRFEAIDIANRLREVYPTHVDIMERNFKSQLSFANMVEADYAVIVGEREIESGKLTLKNMHTGEQCSMTVDEILNMD encoded by the coding sequence ATGAAGCTCAGCAAACCAAGAGGAACACGAGACTTTTTACCCGGTGAAACTGCACGCAGGAGATATGTAGAGAATACAATTCGAGATGTGGTTATAAAATGGGGATACAGTGAAGTCATGACCCCTACATTTGAAACACTGGAATTATTTACGTTAAAATCCGGGGATGATATAATTGGTGAGCTATATAATTTCACAGATAAAGGCGGAAGGGAAATTGCACTTCGTCCTGAACTTACAGCCCCGGTTATGAGGATGTATGTAAATAAACTCCAATCAGAACCGCACCCGTTGAAACTGTTCTATTTTGAAAATTGTTTTAGATATGAACGCCCTCAAAAAGGAAGATTTAGAGAGTTCTGGCAGTTTGGCACTGAAGTAATTGGAAGTGATAAACCTGAAGCTGATGCGGAAGTTATAGCACTTGCAGTTAATATACTTGATTCAGTTGGTGTTAACGGTGCCCTTCACGTTGGAGACCTGAGAATAATCCGTCACATATTAAGCGGACTGGATAATGAACAGCAGACAAAAGTTATGAGATATGTAGATAAAAATGATGATAAAGGTCTTGATGATTATCTTGAAGAAATAGAGGTGCCAGCAGAAACAAGGAGAAACCTGTTTGAACTTATCTCTCTACAGGGTAATGATGCACTGGAAAAAGCTCGTGAAATCACAGGTGACATACCCGAACTTGATAATTTTGAAGAATTGTTAAAACTTCTGGATGTTTACGGACTTGATTACACGATAGATTTTGGTATTGCCAGAGGACTTGATTATTATACCGGTATGGTTTTTGAAATATATGCTGAAGGTCTTGGTGCACAGAATCAGGTTTGTGGAGGGGGTTCGTACCAGTTGATTAAGTTGTTTGGTGGTGGAGAAGTACCATCCACAGGTTTTGGTATTGGTTTTGACCGTATTATGGAAGTAGCCAGTATAGAACCAGAAGAGACCAAGAAACTGGTCGTAGTATCCACTGATTCGACCCGTTTTGAAGCCATAGATATAGCAAACCGATTGAGGGAAGTATACCCAACACATGTAGATATAATGGAACGCAATTTCAAATCTCAGTTGTCGTTTGCAAATATGGTGGAAGCGGACTATGCAGTTATAGTTGGTGAACGTGAAATTGAATCAGGAAAGTTAACTCTCAAAAACATGCATACCGGGGAACAGTGTTCAATGACAGTTGACGAGATTTTAAATATGGATTAA
- a CDS encoding 30S ribosomal protein S15 — protein sequence MAKMHTRRKGQSGSTRPMRNEVPEWSPLDVNEIEQKVIELWKNGYSSSEIGMILRDIHGVPDVKLATGKKITSILVENNEEFHVPEDLYNLVVKAIRIRKHLDINPHDIHNKRSLQNIEAKIRRLAKYYRSNNVLPSDWKYKPETAEMLITR from the coding sequence ATGGCAAAAATGCACACCCGCAGAAAAGGGCAGTCAGGGTCTACCAGACCAATGAGAAATGAAGTACCTGAATGGTCGCCACTGGACGTCAATGAGATAGAACAGAAAGTTATAGAACTCTGGAAAAATGGCTATTCTTCAAGCGAGATAGGTATGATTTTAAGAGACATTCATGGAGTTCCGGATGTAAAACTTGCCACTGGTAAAAAAATAACCAGCATACTGGTGGAAAACAACGAAGAATTCCATGTACCTGAAGACCTGTACAACCTTGTTGTAAAGGCTATTCGTATTAGAAAACACCTTGATATCAACCCTCATGATATACACAACAAACGTTCACTGCAGAACATAGAAGCCAAAATAAGAAGGCTTGCCAAATATTACCGTTCAAACAATGTATTACCATCTGACTGGAAATACAAACCAGAAACAGCAGAAATGCTGATTACCAGATAA